In a single window of the Desulfonatronum thiodismutans genome:
- a CDS encoding response regulator, whose product MPILTIYSAAYCQEQEVAGAVAKALSLKVLEDRQIIAEAASTYGLSENKFYRALFGKPSVFNTFTRERERCVSCYKAVVARRLLEDDLLLLGLAGSLVPKTMTHVLKVCLAADEAFRLQTAARSHHLDPKALTKLIAQEDEARTRWTDFLAQKDPGRSSPCDILIPMDATPVQDAADLIQDRAQRAVTLPTQESSQAAMDFALAARVEAALAVKGHVLRTDVKLGRIELHVDKNVVRPERLEEELRAIVRDEAGDAPLEVRLGPDIYRTDVYRPFDFENPAKVLVVDDERDFAVTLSERLKMREMGAAVVTSGEQALRVVEEDEPEVILLDLKMPEIHGMDVLRMIRQGHPRVPVIILSGTGNEKDFQTCLNQGAFACLQKPVDFKELTETIRRAYATLDTERKKG is encoded by the coding sequence ATGCCTATATTGACCATTTACAGTGCCGCCTACTGCCAGGAACAGGAAGTAGCCGGCGCCGTTGCCAAAGCCCTCTCCCTGAAGGTTTTGGAGGATCGCCAAATTATCGCCGAGGCCGCCTCGACCTATGGGCTTTCGGAAAACAAGTTCTACCGCGCCCTGTTCGGCAAACCGTCCGTGTTCAACACCTTCACCCGGGAACGGGAGCGCTGCGTGAGCTGCTACAAGGCCGTGGTAGCCCGGCGCCTGCTCGAGGACGATCTGCTGCTCCTGGGCCTGGCCGGTTCCCTGGTTCCCAAGACCATGACCCATGTGCTCAAGGTCTGCTTAGCCGCGGACGAGGCATTTCGGCTCCAGACCGCGGCCCGGTCCCACCACCTGGACCCCAAGGCTCTGACCAAGTTGATCGCCCAGGAGGACGAGGCCCGAACCCGCTGGACCGACTTCCTGGCTCAAAAGGATCCCGGACGATCCTCGCCCTGCGACATCCTGATCCCCATGGATGCGACCCCGGTCCAGGACGCCGCGGACCTGATCCAGGATCGGGCTCAGCGCGCCGTTACCCTGCCCACCCAGGAATCCTCCCAGGCGGCGATGGACTTCGCCCTGGCGGCCAGGGTGGAGGCGGCTCTGGCCGTCAAGGGCCATGTGCTCCGGACGGACGTGAAGCTGGGCCGGATCGAACTGCACGTGGACAAGAACGTTGTCCGGCCGGAGCGTCTGGAAGAGGAGCTAAGGGCCATCGTCCGGGACGAGGCCGGGGACGCCCCCCTGGAAGTCAGGCTGGGTCCGGATATCTACCGGACCGATGTCTATCGCCCCTTCGACTTTGAAAACCCGGCCAAGGTGCTGGTGGTGGACGATGAACGGGATTTTGCCGTGACCCTGTCCGAGCGGCTCAAAATGCGCGAAATGGGAGCGGCCGTGGTCACCAGCGGGGAGCAAGCCCTGCGGGTGGTGGAGGAAGACGAGCCCGAAGTGATCCTCCTGGACCTGAAAATGCCCGAAATTCACGGCATGGACGTCCTGCGCATGATTCGCCAAGGCCATCCCCGTGTGCCGGTGATCATCCTTTCCGGCACGGGCAACGAGAAGGATTTTCAAACCTGCCTGAACCAGGGAGCTTTCGCCTGCCTGCAAAAGCCCGTGGATTTCAAGGAACTCACTGAAACTATCCGCCGGGCTTACGCCACGCTGGACACCGAGCGGAAAAAGGGATGA